One segment of Scleropages formosus chromosome 23, fSclFor1.1, whole genome shotgun sequence DNA contains the following:
- the lrrc3b gene encoding leucine-rich repeat-containing protein 3B isoform X2, whose product MKALGPPPAKPLCTHNETIWTDRSSGRKGEVVRGRTRARASGGLLARLRAPVRDYADGCMCPKGCTCVRADGLNVTCSRAHLKEIPPELPADTALLWLDHNQIASVPARAFQGLRQLRELNLSHNALETLGESALWGVEGTLQTLDISHNQISRVHKDVFALLKARVHVGHNPWHCDCALQQALRGMAYNHEAAGWVFCKTSELPDLEGRPFLAVDADLCNLAKRTTDYAMLVTMFGWFAMVISYVVYYVRQNQEDARRHLEYLKSLPSKPKKPDDGEDVSTVV is encoded by the exons ATGAAGGCTCTTGGACCACCCCCC GCTAAACCGCTGTGCACTCACAATGAGACCATCTGGACCGACCGTTCCTCTGGCCGGAAAGGGGAGGTGGTGAGGGGCCGGACACGGGCGCGAGCGAGCGGTGGTCTGCTGGCTCGGCTCCGGGCCCCAGTGCGGGATTATGCTGACGGCTG CATGTGCCCCAAGGGCTGCACCTGCGTGCGCGCCGACGGCCTCAACGTCACGTGCAGCCGGGCTCACCTGAAGGAGATCCCGCCTGAGCTGCCGGCAGACACGGCCCTGCTGTGGCTCGACCACAACCAGATCGCCTCGGTGCCGGCCCGCGCCTTCCAGGGGCTGCGGCAGCTGCGGGAGCTCAACCTCTCCCACAATGCGCTGGAGACGCTGGGCGAGAGTGCCCTCTGGGGCGTGGAGGGCACCTTGCAGACGCTGGACATCTCGCACAACCAGATCAGCCGCGTGCACAAGGACGTCTTCGCCCTGCTGAAGGCCCGCGTCCACGTGGGCCACAACCCGTGGCACTGCGACTGCGCGCTGCAGCAGGCCCTGCGCGGCATGGCCTACAACCACGAGGCGGCCGGCTGGGTGTTCTGCAAGACCTCCGAGCTGCCCGACTTGGAGGGGCGGCCCTTCCTCGCCGTGGACGCCGACCTCTGCAACCTGGCCAAGCGCACCACCGACTACGCCATGCTGGTCACCATGTTTGGCTGGTTCGCCATGGTCATCTCCTACGTGGTCTACTATGTCCGGCAAAACCAGGAGGACGCTCGACGCCACCTGGAGTACCTCAAGTCCCTCCCCAGCAAGCCAAAAAAGCCGGACGACGGGGAGGACGTCAGCACTGTGGTATGA
- the lrrc3b gene encoding leucine-rich repeat-containing protein 3B isoform X1 codes for MTSGPLILSDHPHRSSDHLWSICIQAKPLCTHNETIWTDRSSGRKGEVVRGRTRARASGGLLARLRAPVRDYADGCMCPKGCTCVRADGLNVTCSRAHLKEIPPELPADTALLWLDHNQIASVPARAFQGLRQLRELNLSHNALETLGESALWGVEGTLQTLDISHNQISRVHKDVFALLKARVHVGHNPWHCDCALQQALRGMAYNHEAAGWVFCKTSELPDLEGRPFLAVDADLCNLAKRTTDYAMLVTMFGWFAMVISYVVYYVRQNQEDARRHLEYLKSLPSKPKKPDDGEDVSTVV; via the exons ATGACCTCTGGTCCTCTGATCCTCTCTGATCATCCTCACAGATCATCCGATCATCTTTGGTCCATATGCATTCAG GCTAAACCGCTGTGCACTCACAATGAGACCATCTGGACCGACCGTTCCTCTGGCCGGAAAGGGGAGGTGGTGAGGGGCCGGACACGGGCGCGAGCGAGCGGTGGTCTGCTGGCTCGGCTCCGGGCCCCAGTGCGGGATTATGCTGACGGCTG CATGTGCCCCAAGGGCTGCACCTGCGTGCGCGCCGACGGCCTCAACGTCACGTGCAGCCGGGCTCACCTGAAGGAGATCCCGCCTGAGCTGCCGGCAGACACGGCCCTGCTGTGGCTCGACCACAACCAGATCGCCTCGGTGCCGGCCCGCGCCTTCCAGGGGCTGCGGCAGCTGCGGGAGCTCAACCTCTCCCACAATGCGCTGGAGACGCTGGGCGAGAGTGCCCTCTGGGGCGTGGAGGGCACCTTGCAGACGCTGGACATCTCGCACAACCAGATCAGCCGCGTGCACAAGGACGTCTTCGCCCTGCTGAAGGCCCGCGTCCACGTGGGCCACAACCCGTGGCACTGCGACTGCGCGCTGCAGCAGGCCCTGCGCGGCATGGCCTACAACCACGAGGCGGCCGGCTGGGTGTTCTGCAAGACCTCCGAGCTGCCCGACTTGGAGGGGCGGCCCTTCCTCGCCGTGGACGCCGACCTCTGCAACCTGGCCAAGCGCACCACCGACTACGCCATGCTGGTCACCATGTTTGGCTGGTTCGCCATGGTCATCTCCTACGTGGTCTACTATGTCCGGCAAAACCAGGAGGACGCTCGACGCCACCTGGAGTACCTCAAGTCCCTCCCCAGCAAGCCAAAAAAGCCGGACGACGGGGAGGACGTCAGCACTGTGGTATGA
- the lrrc3b gene encoding leucine-rich repeat-containing protein 3B isoform X3 produces MTLLDLWLSRSLPMWLLLQSLVLMALCFPPASMCPKGCTCVRADGLNVTCSRAHLKEIPPELPADTALLWLDHNQIASVPARAFQGLRQLRELNLSHNALETLGESALWGVEGTLQTLDISHNQISRVHKDVFALLKARVHVGHNPWHCDCALQQALRGMAYNHEAAGWVFCKTSELPDLEGRPFLAVDADLCNLAKRTTDYAMLVTMFGWFAMVISYVVYYVRQNQEDARRHLEYLKSLPSKPKKPDDGEDVSTVV; encoded by the coding sequence ATGACTCTGCTGGACCTGTGGCTGTCTCGCTCCCTCCCCATGTGGCTGCTCCTCCAGAGCCTAGTCCTCATGGCGCTGTGCTTCCCCCCCGCCAGCATGTGCCCCAAGGGCTGCACCTGCGTGCGCGCCGACGGCCTCAACGTCACGTGCAGCCGGGCTCACCTGAAGGAGATCCCGCCTGAGCTGCCGGCAGACACGGCCCTGCTGTGGCTCGACCACAACCAGATCGCCTCGGTGCCGGCCCGCGCCTTCCAGGGGCTGCGGCAGCTGCGGGAGCTCAACCTCTCCCACAATGCGCTGGAGACGCTGGGCGAGAGTGCCCTCTGGGGCGTGGAGGGCACCTTGCAGACGCTGGACATCTCGCACAACCAGATCAGCCGCGTGCACAAGGACGTCTTCGCCCTGCTGAAGGCCCGCGTCCACGTGGGCCACAACCCGTGGCACTGCGACTGCGCGCTGCAGCAGGCCCTGCGCGGCATGGCCTACAACCACGAGGCGGCCGGCTGGGTGTTCTGCAAGACCTCCGAGCTGCCCGACTTGGAGGGGCGGCCCTTCCTCGCCGTGGACGCCGACCTCTGCAACCTGGCCAAGCGCACCACCGACTACGCCATGCTGGTCACCATGTTTGGCTGGTTCGCCATGGTCATCTCCTACGTGGTCTACTATGTCCGGCAAAACCAGGAGGACGCTCGACGCCACCTGGAGTACCTCAAGTCCCTCCCCAGCAAGCCAAAAAAGCCGGACGACGGGGAGGACGTCAGCACTGTGGTATGA